TGCAAATAGAATATATAGGTGTGATATCCCACGTATTTTTTAGCAAAAAACTATTGACAAAACATTACAATGTAGTTATATTGTAGTTATGGCAGACATATCTTTTGAATGGGACGGAAATAAAAATTCCCAAAACAAAAAGAAACATGGTATATCCTTTGAGGAAGGGCAAACAGTATTCGTTGATGAAAATGCCTTGCTTCTTCATGACCCGGACCATTCAGAAGAAGATAGATTTATACTTCTTGGTTTAAGTTCCAATCGTCGCATTCTTGTTGTTTGCCACTGTTATCGAAAGAACGATGAAGTAATAAGAATTATATCTGCCCGCAAAGCAACGCGTTCAGAACAAAAACAATATTGGAAAAGGTGGTGAAATATGAGAAAAGAATACGATTTTTCAAAAGCTAAAAAAAATCCTTATGCCAGTCGCCTAAAACGACAGGTTACAATCCGGCTTGATGAGGAAACAATCAAGTATTTCAAAAAACTCTCGAAAGAAGCAGAAATACCATATCAAACTCTGATTAACCTCTATTTGCGTGATTGTGCTGTTTCAAGCCGCAGGCTTTCTTTGCAATGGAAAGCGGCTTAATAGAGTGACGAGGATCCGGTCTTTACTTTTAGCATTTCGTGGTGGCAGGTCTTGTTTTTTGCATACATGAAAAGACTGGATTCCTGCCTCCGCAGGAATGACGAATTTTTGTTGGTATCATTTTTTTAGAACAAACCCCACCATACTTAATTCTGATTCAGAATATTTGTCATGATTTTTTTAGCTCTGTCATGAGTTCCTGAAACCGCATCTCAACTAATGTACGGCGTCCGGGGGAGTTGATTCGCTTAATCATACGGCGGGCATTCATAATGTTGAATTTTTTCGGGAGATCAAGTTCAGGCAGGGAACGGAATAATTTTGACTTTGCCGGTCCCATATAAAAGAAATCAAGAAGCGCCTTTTCAGGAACTGCCATTTTGATTCCGGATTTGCCGGCCGGCTCATAGCCGAAGAAAAACTCCGGGGTGACATGATGTATGGAGAAGGTCCCCAGAGGTGTTTTGAAAAGATGCGTTCTTGCCGGAGAAACAGAATAAGTTATTGCAGGAATTTGAGAAATCATGCCATGGTAATAAAGCGCGCTTTGCATGGATATATAGCTTGGAAAAGGCGCAGTGAGATGCTCAGGCAATGCCAGCGGTTCCAATGCCTCAGGGAATACCCATAATCCCCGCTTAATACAGACAATATGATTGGAATCTTTCAGACGTGTAAGCAGCCTGCTTGCATGGTCTTTCCTTATGTCTAAGTACGCCATTACATCGGCAGTCCGGAAAACAGGCGCTTCTAAT
The window above is part of the Nitrospirota bacterium genome. Proteins encoded here:
- a CDS encoding BrnT family toxin encodes the protein MADISFEWDGNKNSQNKKKHGISFEEGQTVFVDENALLLHDPDHSEEDRFILLGLSSNRRILVVCHCYRKNDEVIRIISARKATRSEQKQYWKRW
- a CDS encoding BrnA antitoxin family protein, whose protein sequence is MRKEYDFSKAKKNPYASRLKRQVTIRLDEETIKYFKKLSKEAEIPYQTLINLYLRDCAVSSRRLSLQWKAA